The Prionailurus bengalensis isolate Pbe53 chromosome B1, Fcat_Pben_1.1_paternal_pri, whole genome shotgun sequence genomic interval CAGACTTCAGGCATGTCTAGCAGACAGCACCACTATCAATAGGCTGGGACCAACACAACAGTTATCCACAAGATACTTCCTTTAGGGTCCCATGTTTCAGTGTTATtattaccaaaatttaaaaataaaatttgctattATTTCGTTCATACTATGCTTTTTAAGTAAATCCATGTACCATAAATGCAATCATAACATGGCTAGGAATGGAATGTGAATGAAGGAATGTACAGGACCATGGCAAACTTAAGAATATATGATCAAATCTAAAAGGGACAGCTGTTACTCCACTATTGTGGATTATGCTGCCAgaccatttgcattttttaaaaagaagccagaaatctaCATTTTTCATGTGCAATCACCAGGTTTTTTCTACAATGGCAATTAATAAGTCAATCAAATGCCATCTGCAGGCCATGTTGCCTCTGTGTCATCACCGTTTGTGGGCCTTGCAAGCCTTAAGTACCCTCACTTAAGtgcttttcttctgaaaatgttAGTAAACTAGTAACACAGAAATGccacaatgaatgaatgaatgtttgatTTTACAGTTTTTCAAGTATGACTACAACCCATAAAGGTTGGTCCTGTAAGAATTACAAAGACGAGGAGGGCACAGCACCCACTCTAAAGGAACAAGATGTAGTTGGAGACGGGCAAGTAATAACTCCACAATAAAGCAAATTAGGTATGtgccagagggagaggaaagctTTATTGTCACAGTAGAAAGATACGATGTCACTGTCACAAGTGACAGTTTTGagaatgtaaggaaaaaaatgaagtaaaaaattgTTTGATATActcacaaaagaaaggaaatcagaggaagaaattcaaaacaaactaaataaacagaatttttaaaattaagcattTGAAATGAATTACAAATCTGATATGGCtatgtattttagagagaaaaaaataaaatcacagaaaacaCACCAAGACCATATCCTTCATACTGCTGCCGCTCACGCTCCATTGTCTGCTTGATGACTGTCTCCCGGGAACAGTGCCGCCTTCCCTGCCTGTCTTTGATGCTGTTATGTAATTCAATCTGCTCTAGTTCACTGCTGAATCGATTTAAATACCTGAGAAATGAGAAAGCAACCTGAATTACAAGTCTGTACATTTGGCTGAcattacttcatttaaaatataaaccccAGGCTTCACCCGTCCTTGAAATTTTTGTATTCTTCTGAGTTTCTCGAGTCCTCAGACTTCAGACCTTTCCTGGATAACCCAACCATTTCTGAAACTTCAGCAACCAAATCACTGCCTGCTATTCCAAGTATCTGCTAAACTCCAGATCCTCATATTCAACCACCTCCTGgacatctccatttggatgtcCCATGGAGGCTTAACACATCAAAAGTGAACTTATGTTCACCCCAGTCCCCCTCATCCCCCACCAAACCTGTTCCATCTCTGGCTCTCTACCTCAGGAAACAGTATAGCCATCCACCCAGTTGGCCAAGTAAACAATGTACGTGTCCTCCTTGATGCTACTCTCTCCCTTTTATGCCACATCTAAGTTTTCACTAAAGAGCGAGACTTTctaccttctttaatttctccagagtcttcatttctcttcaccATACTGCTACTAATGATGCAGAgatcaccatcatctcttgcctggattgcTTCATGAGCCTCTCAACAGTGTCCTGGCCAAAACCATGCCCCTTCAGGCTATCCATCCTCATTCTCACTACTGTGATATTTCTAAAGTTTAAATATGACCATCTCAGGTGCCTACTGTAAAAAGCTTCCTGTGGCTCCCAATGTCCTTCGATAAAGTCCAAACTTACAATGATACTTGAGGTCCTTAATTAGCTGTACTTGTCACAATGCCCTCTTTGAACCTGTTAACAAATGTCTGGCAGATCACTACATATGTCGCTCTTACCTGTGATTCTCTCTGCCTAAAGGCTCTTCAGCTAACTTACCTCAACCTGCTAACTCTTACTCTTCAGGTGTCAGTTTAGACAATATTTCCAttaggaagcctttcctgacccccAAGAACTAACTGGGTGGGTTAACTAACACACCCACGCTCAGAAAGGTTACAAACCTACTAGAGTAGCTAAGCCAGGGTGTGAATCTTAAAGCCTTTCAGATAACAAAGTCCGTTTACTCCTCTATAAATCCAGAATAGAACTCTGTCTCTTGAAGAACCAGGTTGAACAAGTCCCTCTTTTCTGACCTTTTGCTCATAACATGCCCAGTGTTTACCTTTCAATTAATTCACAAGCATCTTTCTTTGAATATCCTGCTTTTTGGGGATCAAGATGACTTTGAAACCACTGGAGTTTTTCACCTGTAACAACAGGTACCAAGATCATTCAACACCGTAAGTTATCACTTATGCAATGAGTATTCATTATAATTTTCAACATCAGTGTGTTTAAAATAGtatcaaaatttatttcaatgttAAATACAAAGGCTTGTGTGGGCTCAAAGCTAATTAAACCAGTCTGTCAGAAATCAGATTGTCACATTTTAATTTGGGGAAGAGACAGGGGTGGAAGAGAtgcttttctgtgtatttcttgtccagtaagaatgaaaaattctttttttaaaagaataacagaACATGAAGTTCTAAGTATTTCAAAAGCAAAGGACAgaacttttctaaaataatgaaacaaaccTGATTAGATTAATGGTGAAGATGGTCGTTGCTGAACATTTAAtaagcatcaggctctatgtCAAGAGCTTTACAATCCTATGAGGATCAGTACATTATTATCCCTACTCACAGATGAGAATAAGTAACCTGTCCAGGGCCTCAAAGTCAGTAAATATATTAACCATACAAGAGCTGCCAGACACTGTGCAAAGAGTGACCAACATTATCAACGAGCTAACAAACCTCACCCTAAATCTGACGATCAGGGTCATATTCAGTTAGATTTCTCAAAATTACAGATCAAGAAATGACCCTACTCCAGATATGGATGACCTACTTAGAAATACTATTCTATTAACTGAGAAAGCATTGATGAGAAGTGTTCAAATAAAGCCTAAGGGTCACTATTTTTAAGTCAGgctaataagtaaaaatttactaacaataaatatgacaaaaaaaaaagattatgacaCTGCGATACAGACTGATGCGCGTATCCACATCATTAAATATAAGCTGCTGTTTCCAAAATACTTAGGCCATAATCCTTCCTAATTCTAATCATTAGGGAGTAGAATTAAACTtcagagatagatagatataggtagCTAAACATAAACTAAATAGTTTCTGAAAAAACTGAGTAGATATTATTAACGCTTTCTAAGAGCCAATGATTGATTTTACTTTGTTGGGTTTTAACTaaatctggtaaaaaaaaattcacttagaTAAAAATAGTATTTGCCTAGAAGAATCAAAAAAATAGGCATATAGCAGAATTTCACTATCCTCTAGCCAGAGTGTCAAATAAGTAAATCTACTTACCAATAAGGTTGAGACGCAACGCCTTTTCATTCTTCAATCTTAGGGAAAAAAGGTGCATAATGTGTTAGAAAATTTCcaaagcaagttttaaaaatctgtcaaaaacaaacaaaaaaactgcccACAGAACCTTAATTCAAGGATCATTCTTTGATACATATGAAATTAATTCTGATAGTGCGAAAACACTGAACttcatgcttttcttttaaatcgCTGGAACACAATGTTACTAGAAACTTTTCTTTAGCTCTTCAATGACTAACAACCAAAGGACACCTATGGAACAAATCACctttgaaaacacacaaaaaaaggctTGACTGGATTACAAATGTTCAGGTGGATAATACTTGTGCACAAAAGAGTAATAATGAATACCTTCTAGAAGATGGAATGCAGGCACCAAGGCTAAAATGCCTTACTGTCACCTTGTAAACTTCAACAAGAATAAAACAGAATGTTTACTTTTCATAATTTGCAAAGAATTATAACAAAGAACTCATCTATTCTCAGAAAACAGTATGGGTAATACGTGATCCCACGATTGTTGGTATTCTAAATACTAATTCATTCAGATGAGACCTTTGGATAGCTAGTTTTTGCCACATTTTGTGCTACCCACCAGAGacacagcaatgaacaaaaaACTACTGTCCCTGCCCTAACAAAGCAGACCAGATTTATCCTCCCATTTTAAACAATGAGAAaattggagaaataaatgaagccttttttcaaaaaaaaaaaaaaattaagtacaagggcacctgggtggttcagtaggttgagcatctaaTCTTGAttgcaactcaggtcatgatctcacagtacctgagtttgaacccccatgccaggctctgtgctgacagtgtggagcctgcttgggattctctctccctcactcgtgtgcatgcgcacacaggcgctctctctctctctctctctgccccttcccagctccagctctctctctgaccctcccccactcacgtattctctctctctcaaaataaataaacattaaaaaaaactttaggcaCAGAACggattaaaatatacataatacaaaaaaccaacaaaggaCTTGTATTTAGAATATACAAACACTAATTACAAACACTAATAAGACAACCCAATACCAAAGAGGGCCAAagattttaacagatttttaattaaatcaaagACAAATGACCAACaatcacataaaaagatactTAATATCATCTAGTCATCAATATGCACAAAATTAAATCATACTGGGATACTATTATACAACtaccagaatggttaaaatattttttaaaaaatgttaatacaaCATGTGTAAGAGGATATGGAGAGAATGTAACTCTTACACACTGgtggtgaaaatataaaatactatcaCTTTGGAAAATGCAATTTCTTACACACTTAAACGTGATACCTATAATATGACCAGCAGTTCTTATAACTTATTTCATATAAACTTAATTTCTTATATACTTTAACATACGTTCAccacatgacccagaaattccagttctaggaactgaaagaaaaatgaaaacaaatgcccAAACAAAcactgtacatgaatgttcatggcagctttatttataatatcagAGGCTggcaaattttttcttaaatggccAGAGAATAACAGGTTAGGCTCTGTGGGCCATGTGGTCagtttctgtcacaactacttATTTCTGCCATTTTAGCCTGAAAGCAGCCACAAATAATACAAAAGGAATGGGCACAgctgttttccaataaaactttttaataaaaacagatcGCTGGACCCGTACTTTGCAGAACCTGATAATAGCCCAGTACTGTAAATAATCCAAATGAACACCaaaaggtgaatgaataaacaaactgcatttccaaacaatggaatactactcagtaataaaaaagaaagacaatatatGAAATTACATGGGAAAATTTCATAAACATTACAAAGAAGCTGGCACAAAAAATTacaatcatttcatttatatgaaacaatAGGAAAGACAAATCTCACCcatcaaaataaagagcaaatCAATGGTTCCCCCAGTCTAAGGTACAGGATGAGGATGGGCTGAGCAATACACAAGGGAATCCTCTGGAAGAATGAAAATGCATATACACTAATCATGGTGATTACACCAATGTATTGTCAAAAACTCAAATCTGTACAATGAAGATATGGCTATTTTACTGAATGTTATTTATACTtcaaagttgattttaaaaaataaagaatacttcaggggcacctagttgaccagtcagctaagcgtcccaacttcggctcaggtcatgatcttgcagttcatgagttcaaaccccacatcgggctctgtgctgacagcttagggcctggagcctgcttcagattctgtgtctccctctctctgcccctcccccactcacactctatctctgtctctttctctcaaaaataaacattaaaaaaattgtaaataggggcgcctgggtggcgcagtcggttaagcatctgacttcagccaggtcacgatctcgcggtcccggagttcgagccccgcgtcaggctctgggctgatggctcagagcctggagcctgtttccgattctgtgtctccctctctctctgcccctcccccgttcatgctctgtatctctctgtcccaaaaataaataaacgttgaaaaaaaaattaaaaaaaaaattgtaaataaaaaaataaaaataatacttcataacaagaaagagaaaaattcattccTTTCAAATAAGCCTAGAGGAAAGAATCTAGTTAAAAGTCAGGGTGCTgagcgcctcggtggctcagttggttgagtgaccgacttcggctcgggtcatgatctcagggtttggaagtttgagccccgcatcaggctctgtgctgacagctcagagcctgaagcctgcttcagattctgtgtctacctcgctctctgtccctcccccactcatgttctgtctctctctgtcttagaaataaacattaaaaaaatttgttttaaaaagaagtcaggtTGCAATAATTCTGAACGAACTAAATGGAGGCCTGAACTAGAGTGGTATCGGCTGGGATACAGAAAAGTGGAGAGATTTGAGATTAATTCTCAAAAGTAGTTGTTTCCTAGATTTTTACTTATTAGGCTTAGTTTCTCTGTTAATTTTCCATACTAAGTCATTTTCTTTTGGTATGTAGAGTTCTTTGCTGGTTACTCTGCAGGAAAAGACATGACAGTATACACCAACAAAATATCGCTAAGCtcagaatcataaaataaaactaaaatcatGACACAGAATAGCCATTTGCTGTCCGTAATTGTGTATCATTTTCAATGTACTAGTCTGCAAACCATACTAGTTTCTTTTAATACAAACAGAAGCAATATTGCAAACAGTCTTAAATCAGAGCATTCAAATACTGAAGAACATGTTTGAGCTCTCAGCTGTTGCTATTCACTCCTATAGTATCTTTAAGTAATCAGAGTCTATCAATAAAAGTCAACGTGATCAACTTGGTCTGGTTTTCTATCCTTCCACCACTAGTCAAAGGCAATGCAACATAACAGATATCCTCCCTGATCTTCCCCTCACTTGtcattctctctaaaaagaaaccTTAGGAAGCAGTACAAAGAATCCGCAGTTCTGTATAAAAGTACAGAGACTGGAACTGTAAGCTCCCTTTGTTCCTCAGAAAACCAGATATCTTGGTAGGCAGATAGTTAACAAAAGGTGATAGTATCTAAAATGGTCCCCACTGATTCTTGTGTCTTGATATTCACGTCCTTCAGTGTGGATGGCTAGACCTAGTGACTTCTAACAAATAAAATAGCACAATGGATGTCACTCTGACTGTCTTCCATCCTGGCCACCCGCTCTTGTTCTATCTCAGAGCCTTTTCTCTGTTGGAACCAAGCTACCATGCTGTGAGTAGCCCGTGGAGAGGctcatgtggcaaggaactgatgCTTCCGGCCAATAGGCAGCCATGCATGACTTGAGATCTGTCAACAGCCACGGGAGTAAGCTTGGAAGCAAAACGTCTCCCTATGAAGCTCTGGGATAAATGTAGCCCCAGTCAACATTTTGACTGTAGCCTTGTGAGAGACTGAGTCAGAAGCATTCAGTTAAGTGACACTGGAATTCTTGACCGAGAaactgttttaagctgctaaaatggcatataatttctcatgcAGCAATAGGTATTTAAAGCAGTATTTGATAACTGTTACTCATTACTCAGAAGCCACGGGCACCTGCACTTCAAGTTAAGTCTTACTGGTACCTTTTCTATCATCTTGCATACAGTTTGTCCCAAGAGTCTGAGTATCTTTCACCAACCATCTCTCCAAAATATACAACTCAGCCTTTCTGTCTTGCTGGAAGTACTACTCTAGTGCAGGTCGATCAGCATTATTTTCGGATAATATTTGTGATCATgccatttaaattaaatataactcATGGCCAATGATGCTGCTACTCGAAAAACACGGACATCTATGACAGGAGTAAGCTTGTTTCATAAAATACATTAGACACTAATAAAACTGTACATTTGTTTGCTTCTGGAGCCATTAATGGTTACAATGGtgacttctttaaaataaat includes:
- the TMA16 gene encoding translation machinery-associated protein 16 isoform X2, which codes for MPKALKGKLVGREKKVIHPYSRKAAQITREAHKQEKKEKLKNEKALRLNLIGEKLQWFQSHLDPQKAGYSKKDACELIERYLNRFSSELEQIELHNSIKDRQGRRHCSRETVIKQTMERERQQYEGYGLEIPDIVNAGNLKTFRFKTLRRTPGIATALCDVLPQKK